The Streptomyces pactum genome contains a region encoding:
- a CDS encoding FadR/GntR family transcriptional regulator — MVVEPEHAPVNGRKRPQPPQRTHRDVADELRARIRSGRLQPGQRMPTQAQLADEFGVERGAVRQALRILQSERLLTNVSKGSPATVAPDLHGALTGPAAPPMPTTVALAPRIAEAFAAPHVEIEALCLTSVSLTLALGEPLRQIHAGRLKPAKIDVRILLPSRNIDLAFPVAVSGGGAGGGPVHDRWLAMRNAQGQVLRHNLLGLRATHGIDVRVTFRALPFTPPVKLYVLNGTEALFAYYTLSLREQEIDHEPMQMYDAEGIRTTLFAFGQGGGLRDGVFVKQSRLWFDALWETISSELLLTT; from the coding sequence TTGGTCGTGGAGCCGGAACATGCCCCCGTCAACGGGCGGAAGAGACCGCAGCCGCCACAGAGAACGCACCGCGACGTGGCCGACGAACTGCGCGCCCGGATCAGGTCCGGTCGGTTGCAGCCGGGCCAGCGCATGCCCACCCAGGCCCAGTTGGCCGACGAGTTCGGCGTGGAACGCGGCGCCGTCCGCCAGGCCCTGCGCATCCTGCAGTCGGAGCGCCTGCTCACCAACGTGTCCAAAGGGAGCCCCGCGACCGTCGCGCCCGACCTGCACGGCGCCCTCACCGGGCCCGCGGCGCCGCCGATGCCCACCACGGTCGCCCTCGCGCCCCGGATCGCGGAGGCCTTCGCCGCCCCGCACGTCGAGATCGAGGCCCTGTGCCTGACCTCGGTCTCCCTCACCCTCGCCCTCGGCGAACCACTGCGCCAGATCCACGCGGGGCGGCTGAAACCGGCCAAGATCGACGTACGGATCCTGCTGCCGAGCCGGAACATCGACCTGGCCTTCCCGGTGGCGGTGTCCGGCGGCGGGGCCGGCGGCGGCCCGGTGCACGACCGGTGGCTGGCGATGCGCAACGCCCAGGGCCAGGTGCTCCGGCACAACCTGCTGGGCCTGCGGGCCACGCACGGGATCGACGTGCGGGTCACCTTCCGCGCGCTGCCCTTCACGCCGCCGGTGAAGCTGTACGTGCTCAACGGCACGGAGGCCCTCTTCGCGTACTACACCCTCAGCCTGCGTGAGCAGGAGATCGACCACGAGCCGATGCAGATGTACGACGCGGAGGGTATCCGTACCACGCTGTTCGCCTTCGGGCAGGGCGGTGGCCTGCGCGACGGGGTGTTCGTGAAGCAGTCGCGGCTGTGGTTCGACGCGCTGTGGGAGACGATCAGTTCGGAGCTGCTGCTCACCACCTGA
- a CDS encoding winged helix-turn-helix domain-containing protein → MVVTQENASVNGSRRLSAQEIADILRERIRGGDLKAGDRLPTQAELADEFQVERGTVRQALRALQEDGLLTNVSKGSPPRIAEPATPRGEPQPTMVALGPRLSEAFSAPRVRVDVVCHTSETLMLALSEPLRQIHEGRIHPESIDFRVLMPSRDIELAFPVLVEDEDDDPVHQRWLQMRNAQARVLQHNLHAVRSTHRVDVHIAFRALPFTPPMKLYLLNGDEALLGYYLLTRREEEYESRTLEMYDALGSQSLLFSFLKRAGHRDAVFVEESQKWFDALWETITSDMTLS, encoded by the coding sequence TTGGTCGTGACTCAGGAGAACGCGTCCGTGAACGGCAGCAGAAGGCTTTCGGCCCAGGAGATCGCCGACATCCTGCGGGAGCGGATCCGCGGGGGAGACCTGAAGGCGGGCGACCGCCTGCCCACCCAGGCCGAGCTGGCCGACGAGTTCCAGGTGGAGCGCGGCACCGTCCGCCAGGCCCTGCGGGCCCTCCAGGAGGACGGCCTGCTCACCAACGTCAGCAAGGGCAGCCCGCCCCGCATCGCCGAGCCCGCCACGCCCCGGGGCGAGCCGCAGCCCACCATGGTGGCGCTCGGGCCGCGGCTGTCGGAGGCGTTCTCGGCACCGCGGGTGCGGGTCGACGTCGTGTGCCACACCTCGGAGACGCTGATGCTGGCCCTCAGCGAGCCGCTCCGCCAGATCCACGAGGGCCGCATCCACCCGGAGTCCATCGACTTCCGCGTCCTGATGCCGTCCCGGGACATCGAGCTGGCCTTCCCCGTCCTGGTCGAGGACGAGGACGACGACCCGGTCCACCAGCGCTGGCTCCAGATGCGCAACGCCCAGGCCCGGGTGCTCCAGCACAACCTGCACGCCGTGCGCTCCACCCACCGCGTCGACGTGCACATCGCCTTCCGCGCACTGCCCTTCACCCCGCCGATGAAGCTCTACCTGCTCAACGGCGACGAGGCGCTCCTCGGCTACTACCTGCTCACCCGGCGCGAGGAGGAGTACGAGAGCCGGACGCTGGAGATGTACGACGCCCTCGGCTCCCAGTCGCTGCTGTTCTCCTTCCTGAAGCGCGCGGGTCACCGGGACGCGGTGTTCGTGGAGGAATCACAGAAGTGGTTCGACGCCCTCTGGGAAACCATCACCTCGGACATGACACTCTCCTAG
- a CDS encoding GNAT family N-acetyltransferase, translated as MTSRTDTDVRPITEAEFPDWNRALNTGFLQPPAVGAEQLEARRKQFGPGRLLGAFDGDRCVATFRSFDQQVTAVGGALVQADAVSSVTVTATHRRRGLLTRMMAQDLAAAKERGDVVATLIAAEYPIYGRYGFGPATTMTEWTVDVPRAGLDARRAAPEDGGRIDLVDGEDVRKLGPELHERLRRAQPGAVSRTELWWQIRTGVVNANGSPWTEPYYAVYRSADGEVEGMAAYRSDDHWGDAKQPLNTATVDWLLAVTPDAERDLWHYLCSIDWITTVKSGWRAPDDLLPHLLPDPRAARITTQADWLWVRILDVVRALEARTYEGQGSLVLEVADRGGLTGGRWRLEAGADGASCAPTTESAHLVLDVGELAALWLGDESAVRLAALGRVREERAGAARVADALLRTSRRPWCPDMF; from the coding sequence ATGACCAGCCGCACCGACACCGACGTACGCCCCATCACCGAGGCCGAGTTCCCCGACTGGAACCGTGCCCTGAACACCGGGTTCCTGCAGCCGCCCGCCGTCGGCGCGGAGCAGTTGGAGGCCCGGCGCAAACAGTTCGGGCCCGGCCGGCTGCTCGGCGCCTTCGACGGCGACCGCTGTGTGGCGACCTTCCGGTCCTTCGACCAGCAGGTCACCGCCGTGGGCGGCGCCCTCGTCCAGGCCGACGCGGTCTCCAGCGTCACCGTCACCGCGACCCACCGCCGCCGCGGCCTGCTCACCCGCATGATGGCGCAGGACCTGGCGGCGGCGAAGGAGCGCGGGGACGTCGTCGCGACGCTGATCGCGGCCGAGTACCCGATCTACGGCCGGTACGGCTTCGGCCCCGCCACCACGATGACCGAGTGGACGGTCGACGTGCCGCGCGCCGGTCTCGACGCGCGCCGGGCGGCCCCGGAGGACGGCGGCCGGATCGACCTCGTGGACGGCGAGGACGTCCGCAAGCTCGGTCCCGAACTGCACGAGCGGCTGCGCCGGGCCCAGCCGGGCGCGGTCAGCCGGACCGAGCTGTGGTGGCAGATCCGGACCGGGGTCGTGAACGCGAACGGCTCCCCGTGGACCGAGCCCTACTACGCCGTGTACCGCTCGGCGGACGGCGAGGTCGAGGGCATGGCCGCGTACCGGTCCGACGACCACTGGGGCGACGCCAAGCAGCCGCTGAACACGGCGACCGTCGACTGGCTGCTGGCCGTGACGCCGGACGCCGAGCGCGACCTGTGGCACTACCTGTGCTCGATCGACTGGATCACGACGGTGAAGAGCGGCTGGCGGGCCCCCGACGACCTGCTCCCGCACCTCCTGCCGGACCCGCGCGCGGCCAGAATCACCACGCAGGCGGACTGGCTGTGGGTGCGGATCCTGGACGTCGTACGGGCGCTGGAGGCGCGGACGTACGAGGGGCAGGGCTCGCTGGTGCTGGAGGTCGCGGACCGGGGAGGGCTGACCGGCGGGCGGTGGCGGCTGGAGGCGGGAGCGGACGGGGCGTCCTGCGCGCCGACCACCGAGAGCGCCCACCTCGTGCTCGACGTGGGCGAGCTGGCGGCGCTGTGGCTGGGTGACGAGTCGGCGGTGCGGCTGGCCGCGCTCGGCCGGGTCCGGGAAGAACGAGCGGGCGCCGCCCGTGTGGCCGACGCCCTGCTGCGTACGTCCAGGCGGCCTTGGTGCCCGGACATGTTCTGA
- a CDS encoding asparaginase, whose protein sequence is MSAPQPSGSSQPSRPAPTSALSPVAPPVLAEVVRSGFVEGRHRGSLVVLGADGAVELALGEVTAPVFPRSSNKPMQAAGALRAGLDLAGERLALAAASHSGEPFHRDLVRKMLDEHGLDPALLQCPPDLPLDTEERETYLASGAVPDRLTMNCSGKHTAMLAVCAQRGWPLESYLEPEHPLQRIIHRVVEDAAGEPVAAVGTDGCGAPLMAITLVGLARAFRAFVRAEPGTAERRVADAMRAHPEYVAGSRRADTWLMREVPGTLSKMGAEAVQAVALPDGRALAFKAEDGATRALGPVLARALTLLGVEGPVVDRIGRAPLLGGGREVGEIRAAF, encoded by the coding sequence ATGTCCGCGCCCCAGCCGTCCGGGTCGTCCCAGCCGTCCAGGCCCGCGCCCACGTCCGCCCTCTCGCCCGTCGCACCGCCCGTCCTCGCCGAGGTCGTCCGGTCCGGCTTCGTCGAGGGGCGGCACCGGGGCAGTCTGGTCGTGCTGGGCGCCGACGGGGCCGTGGAGCTGGCGCTGGGGGAGGTGACGGCGCCGGTCTTCCCGCGCTCCTCGAACAAGCCGATGCAGGCGGCGGGGGCCCTGCGGGCCGGCCTCGACCTCGCGGGGGAGCGGCTGGCGCTGGCCGCCGCGAGCCACTCCGGGGAGCCCTTCCACCGCGACCTGGTCCGCAAGATGCTGGACGAGCACGGCCTGGACCCGGCCCTGCTCCAGTGCCCGCCCGACCTGCCGCTGGACACCGAGGAGCGGGAGACGTACCTCGCGTCGGGCGCCGTGCCCGACCGGCTCACCATGAACTGCTCCGGCAAGCACACCGCGATGCTGGCCGTCTGCGCGCAGCGGGGGTGGCCACTGGAGTCGTACCTCGAACCGGAGCACCCGCTGCAGCGGATCATCCACAGGGTTGTGGAGGACGCGGCGGGCGAGCCGGTCGCCGCGGTCGGCACGGACGGGTGCGGGGCGCCGCTGATGGCGATCACCCTGGTCGGGCTGGCCCGCGCCTTCCGCGCCTTCGTCCGCGCCGAGCCCGGGACGGCGGAGCGCCGGGTCGCCGACGCGATGCGCGCCCACCCCGAGTACGTCGCCGGCAGCCGCCGCGCCGACACCTGGCTGATGCGCGAGGTGCCCGGCACGCTCTCCAAGATGGGCGCGGAGGCCGTGCAGGCGGTGGCCCTGCCGGACGGCCGCGCCCTCGCCTTCAAGGCCGAGGACGGCGCGACGCGGGCCCTGGGCCCCGTACTGGCCCGCGCGCTGACGCTGCTCGGCGTGGAGGGGCCGGTCGTCGACCGCATCGGCCGTGCGCCGCTGCTGGGCGGCGGGCGCGAGGTGGGGGAGATCCGGGCGGCCTTCTGA
- a CDS encoding HAD family hydrolase, with protein MTSDTDQTEPVAERADGLRDLLAGARFVLWDFDGPICRLFAGYTADRVAGELVDWLERLGLKELLTEEEQVHPDPHVLLGAVDRRRHRSDLVAEFEERLTREELRAVPTARPTAYADPLIRTWSALGVGLAITTNNSPRVVDEYLGTRGLLDCFAPHVYGRTRDLRLLKPDPYCLNRALSALGAAPGQALMVGDTTSDLTAARRAGVPFLGYARNEEKAKLLRRAGAETVVHSLEPVLRLLWEGGGGRGHA; from the coding sequence GTGACTTCCGATACGGATCAGACGGAACCGGTGGCCGAGCGGGCCGACGGCCTCAGGGACCTGCTCGCGGGCGCCCGATTCGTCCTCTGGGACTTCGACGGCCCCATCTGCAGGCTGTTCGCGGGCTACACCGCGGACCGGGTCGCGGGTGAACTGGTGGACTGGCTGGAACGGCTGGGCCTCAAGGAGCTGCTGACCGAGGAGGAGCAGGTCCACCCGGATCCGCACGTCCTGCTGGGAGCGGTCGACCGCAGGCGTCACCGCAGTGACCTCGTGGCGGAATTCGAGGAGCGGCTGACCCGCGAGGAACTGCGTGCCGTGCCCACCGCGCGGCCGACGGCGTACGCGGACCCCCTGATCCGCACCTGGAGCGCGCTGGGCGTCGGGCTGGCGATCACGACCAACAACTCGCCGCGCGTGGTGGACGAGTACCTCGGCACGCGGGGCCTGCTGGACTGCTTCGCCCCGCACGTCTACGGCCGCACCCGGGACCTGCGCCTGCTCAAACCCGACCCGTACTGCCTGAACCGGGCCCTGAGCGCGCTGGGCGCCGCCCCCGGTCAGGCCCTGATGGTCGGTGACACCACCTCCGACCTGACCGCCGCCCGGCGGGCCGGTGTGCCGTTCCTGGGGTACGCGCGCAACGAGGAGAAGGCGAAGCTGCTGAGGCGGGCCGGTGCGGAAACCGTCGTGCACTCACTGGAGCCGGTGCTGAGGCTGCTGTGGGAGGGCGGCGGGGGGCGCGGTCACGCCTGA
- a CDS encoding GntR family transcriptional regulator, which translates to MSGERGEGGGKEFERVLEALREQLADGTYGLHASLPAQRELAAEFGVSRDTVQRVLHELKSEGWVESRQGSGTRVIKLPLQAATRPRTEPVPVRAALGPFIARAFGQSDVRLDVFTLTSESLDAHIRLQAERIRMGEIAPAGIEIRMLLPSEESELPYPRPGGRDTARRDAKGDPVGAQLQERLRGITRRHTTSLRTAVRDLRTEGLVPSVSVQVRHVPLVPAFKLYLRPEAEALFGPYEVVERTILLDDGTEVEALDVLGLGSTLTRHVNDEGDPSSAGSVFVQSMQGWFDSCWGLLADPG; encoded by the coding sequence ATGAGCGGGGAACGTGGTGAGGGGGGCGGCAAGGAGTTCGAGCGCGTTCTGGAGGCGCTGCGTGAGCAACTGGCCGACGGCACCTACGGATTGCACGCGTCCCTCCCGGCGCAGCGGGAGCTCGCCGCGGAGTTCGGGGTCTCGCGCGACACCGTCCAGCGGGTGCTGCACGAGCTGAAGTCGGAGGGCTGGGTCGAGTCCCGGCAGGGCAGCGGGACACGGGTGATCAAACTCCCCCTGCAGGCCGCCACCCGCCCCAGGACGGAGCCGGTGCCGGTGCGGGCCGCCCTGGGGCCCTTCATCGCCCGCGCCTTCGGGCAGTCGGACGTCCGGCTGGACGTGTTCACCTTGACCTCCGAGAGCCTGGACGCGCACATCCGGCTGCAGGCTGAGCGCATCCGGATGGGGGAGATCGCGCCCGCCGGTATCGAGATCCGGATGCTGCTGCCCTCCGAGGAGAGCGAGCTGCCGTATCCGCGGCCGGGCGGACGGGACACCGCGCGCCGCGACGCGAAGGGGGACCCGGTGGGCGCGCAGTTGCAGGAGCGGCTGCGTGGCATCACCCGGCGGCACACGACCTCGCTGCGCACGGCCGTGCGTGATCTGCGGACCGAGGGGCTCGTGCCGTCCGTGAGCGTGCAGGTGCGGCACGTGCCGTTGGTGCCGGCGTTCAAGCTGTATCTGCGGCCGGAGGCCGAGGCACTCTTCGGGCCGTACGAAGTGGTCGAGCGGACGATCCTGCTGGACGACGGCACGGAGGTCGAGGCGCTGGACGTGCTGGGGCTGGGCTCGACACTGACCCGGCACGTCAACGACGAGGGCGACCCCAGCTCGGCGGGCTCCGTCTTCGTGCAGAGCATGCAGGGCTGGTTCGACTCCTGCTGGGGGCTGCTGGCCGACCCCGGGTGA